One genomic segment of Theobroma cacao cultivar B97-61/B2 chromosome 6, Criollo_cocoa_genome_V2, whole genome shotgun sequence includes these proteins:
- the LOC108662422 gene encoding uncharacterized protein LOC108662422, which produces MVSKYDIKFTQLAQYAPYLISTEEMKIQRFMDGLVVPLFRAVAYQDFNTYFVAVDCAQRIEMRTSESRAARDKAKRAKTKGYQGHKDFSSGGSSSSHQGSTHGSTQLTLSALSIAASSDREEAQTSNAVVSGILSVCNMNAWVLFDPGATHSFISPCFASRLGKDRARREEQLIVSTPLKEVFVAELEYESCVVRVKDKDTLINLVVLDTLDFDMILGMDWLAPCHASVDCYHKLDTQVKVGDISQVSMVNEFMDVFFEELPSLPPEWEIEFCIDLIPDTRPISIPPYRMAPAKLKELKD; this is translated from the exons ATGGTGTCAAAATACGACATCAAATTCACGCAACTAGCTCAGTATGCTCCCTACCTCATTTCTactgaggagatgaagattcagaggtttATGGATGGGTTAGTAGTGCCATTGTTTAGGGCTGTGGCATATCAAGATTTTAATACCTACTTCGTAGCGGTAGATTGTGCTCAGCGGATCGAGATGAGGACCAGTGAGAGTAGGGCTGCGAGAGATAAAGCAAAAAGGGCCAAGACAAAAGGTTATCAAGGCCATAAAGATTTCAGCAGTGGTGGTTCATCTTCTAGCCATCAGG GTTCTACTCATGGCTCCACCCAGCTAACTTTATCTGCTCTTTCGATAGCCGCCTCGTCTGACCGGGAG GAGGCCCAGACATCCAACGCCGTGGTATCAGGTATTCTCTCCgtttgtaatatgaatgcttgGGTATTatttgatcctggtgctacccattcttttatctctccatgttttgcatcacGTTTGGGTAAAGATCGTGCTAGGAGAGAGGAACAATTAATagtgtctactcctttaaaggaggtatTTGTGGCTGAATTAGAATATGAGTCCTGTGTAGTTCGAGTCAAGGACAAGGACACTTTGATAAATctagtggtgttagacaccttagactttgacATGATTTTGGGAATGGATTGGCTAGCACCTTGCCATGCCAGTGTggattgttatcataaattg GATACTCAGGTGAAGGTTGGCGATATAAGCCAAGTGTCGATGGTGAATGAGTTCATGGATGTATTTTTCGAGGAACTACCGAGTTTGCCTCCCGAGtgggagattgaattttgtataGATTTGATTCCTGACACTAGACCcatatccatacccccatatagaatggcacctgCAAAacttaaagagcttaaggattaG
- the LOC108662423 gene encoding uncharacterized protein LOC108662423 — protein sequence MPEWKWERITMDFVTDEIIRLHGIPVSIVSNKGAQFASRFWEKLQEALGTKLDFSTAFHPKADGQSERTIQTFEDMLRACDATEKIRMICQRMLIAQSRQKSYADNRQRDLEFQVGDHVFLKVSPTKRIMRFGKKGKLSPRYIGPFEILKRVGAVAYLLALPSDFSNIHPVFYVSMLKKYNPDPSHVIQYETIQLNNDLTYKEQPVAILDRQVKKLRSKDVASVKVLWQNQTSEEVTWESEKEMRTKYPHLFDA from the exons ATGcccgagtggaaatgggagcgtATTACCATGGACTTTGTAACAG ATGAGATAATACGGCTGCATGGCATTCCTGTTTCTATAGTATCTAACAAAGGAGCACAATTCGCCAGTAGGTTCTGGGAAAAGTTGCAAGAagcattgggcactaagttggattttagCACGGCTTTCCACCCGAAAGCTGATGGCCAGTCTGAAAGGACTATTCAGACATttgaggatatgttgagggcctGT GACGCCACCGAGAAAATACGCATGATTTGTCAAAGGATGTTAAtagcacaaagtagacaaaagtcCTATGCTGATAATAGACAGAGGGACTTGGAATTTCAAGTGGGAGATCATGTCTTTTTGAAGGTCTCACCAACGAAAAGGataatgaggtttggcaagaagGGAAAGTTGAGCCCTCGATATATAGGACCCTTCGAGATCTTAAAAAGGGTTGGAGCAGTGGCATATCTTTTGGCATTACCATCAGACTTTTCGAATATTCACCCTGTGTTTTATGTGTCAATGCTTAAGAAGTACAACCCggatccatcacatgtaatacAGTATGAAACCATCCAGCTAAATAATGATCTGACCTATAAAGAGCAACCGGTAGCTATCCTTGATCGGCAAGTCAAGAAGCTCCGTTCGAAAGATGTAGCCTCGGTAAAGGTGTTGTGGCAAAATCAGACCAGTGAGGAGGTGACATGGGAATCCGAGAAGGAGATGCGAACAAAGTATCCCCATCTCTTTGATGCTTAG